The Stappia sp. genome window below encodes:
- a CDS encoding histone deacetylase family protein, whose amino-acid sequence MKTFFSEGQLAHNPTHEISDGALQPAVEIPARAEIVRDHVAAAGLGPVLAPDEFGLDPLKRVHDPAYLDFLASFWTRWTNAGRSGEAFPFVWPVRGLRTEPAPDHIDGLLGRFSFDAGTPMGEHTFAAARDSANAALSAARLVAGGEQAAFALCRPPGHHAAADYYGGYCFLNNAAIAAQWLIDAGAERVAVLDVDYHHGNGTQSIFYERADVLFLSIHADPREEYPYFLGHAEETGAGAGAGFTANYPLELGADWTIWSAALEASLERIARHRPDTLIVSLGLDPYERDPISKFRLTSDDFTRMGARLAAAGLPTVFVMEGGYAVDALGVNCVNALAGFAGQRG is encoded by the coding sequence ATGAAGACCTTCTTTTCCGAGGGGCAACTCGCCCACAATCCCACCCATGAGATTTCCGACGGGGCGTTGCAGCCGGCGGTGGAGATCCCGGCGCGTGCCGAGATCGTGCGCGATCATGTCGCCGCCGCCGGTCTCGGCCCGGTGCTGGCGCCGGACGAGTTCGGCCTGGACCCGCTGAAGCGCGTGCACGATCCCGCGTATCTCGACTTTCTGGCGAGCTTCTGGACGCGCTGGACGAATGCGGGACGCTCCGGCGAGGCCTTTCCCTTCGTCTGGCCGGTGCGGGGCCTGCGCACCGAACCGGCGCCCGATCACATCGACGGTCTGCTCGGGCGCTTTTCCTTCGATGCCGGCACGCCGATGGGCGAGCACACGTTTGCCGCCGCCCGCGACAGCGCCAATGCGGCGCTTTCCGCCGCCCGCCTTGTGGCCGGCGGCGAGCAGGCGGCTTTCGCGCTCTGCCGCCCGCCCGGGCACCATGCGGCGGCCGATTATTACGGCGGCTATTGTTTCCTGAACAACGCGGCCATCGCCGCCCAGTGGCTGATCGATGCCGGCGCGGAGCGCGTGGCCGTGCTGGATGTCGACTATCATCACGGCAACGGCACGCAGTCGATCTTCTATGAGCGCGCGGACGTGTTGTTCCTGTCGATCCATGCCGATCCGCGCGAGGAATACCCCTATTTTCTCGGCCATGCGGAAGAGACGGGGGCCGGCGCCGGCGCGGGCTTCACCGCGAACTACCCGCTGGAACTGGGCGCCGACTGGACGATCTGGTCGGCAGCGCTCGAGGCGAGCCTCGAGCGTATCGCCCGGCACCGTCCGGACACGCTGATCGTCTCGCTCGGCCTCGACCCGTACGAGCGCGACCCGATCTCGAAGTTCCGCCTGACCAGCGACGACTTCACGCGCATGGGCGCACGGCTCGCCGCCGCCGGCCTGCCGACGGTCTTCGTCATGGAGGGCGGCTATGCGGTCGATGCGCTGGGCGTCAATTGCGTGAACGCGCTCGCGGGTT
- a CDS encoding PfkB family carbohydrate kinase: MITVFGSINLDLVVALPRLPAPGETVVGPDHQIFAGGKGANQALAAARAGAEVRLVGAVGTDGHAEAALANLTAGGVDLDGVRRLEGTTGLAMIGVDPAGENLIMCASGVNARVAADWLDGRLAAGDLLVLQRELSPGPIEEAVVRAKRIGARVLLNAAPSGDAALAPLVDAVDVVVANEGEAGELAAARGAVETPVAENQCAALAGPERLAVVTLGGRGLVARKGARRWRLTAPAVEVVDTTGAGDAFVGALAAALDRGAEIERALREGAAAGALACTATGAQTSAPDASAIAALADTLTCEADPV; this comes from the coding sequence ATGATCACCGTCTTCGGCTCGATCAATCTGGATCTGGTGGTGGCGCTGCCGCGTTTGCCGGCGCCCGGGGAAACGGTGGTCGGCCCCGACCACCAGATCTTCGCCGGCGGCAAGGGCGCCAATCAGGCGCTGGCCGCCGCCCGCGCCGGCGCCGAGGTGCGCCTTGTCGGCGCGGTCGGGACCGACGGTCATGCCGAGGCGGCGCTGGCCAATCTGACGGCCGGCGGCGTCGATCTCGACGGGGTACGCCGGCTCGAAGGCACCACCGGGCTTGCCATGATCGGCGTCGACCCGGCCGGCGAAAACCTCATCATGTGCGCCAGCGGCGTCAATGCCCGCGTCGCGGCCGACTGGCTCGACGGGCGGCTCGCCGCCGGCGATCTGCTGGTCCTGCAACGCGAATTGTCCCCCGGGCCCATCGAGGAGGCGGTCGTGCGCGCGAAGCGGATCGGCGCGCGGGTGCTGCTCAATGCCGCGCCCTCCGGCGATGCGGCGCTGGCGCCGCTGGTCGACGCGGTCGACGTGGTGGTCGCCAACGAGGGCGAGGCGGGAGAGCTTGCCGCCGCGCGCGGGGCTGTGGAAACGCCGGTCGCGGAAAACCAATGCGCCGCGCTGGCCGGCCCCGAGCGGCTGGCGGTGGTGACCCTCGGCGGGCGCGGGCTGGTCGCGCGCAAGGGAGCGCGGCGCTGGCGGTTGACGGCGCCCGCGGTCGAGGTGGTCGACACCACCGGCGCGGGCGATGCCTTCGTCGGGGCGCTCGCCGCCGCGCTCGACCGCGGCGCGGAGATCGAGCGGGCGCTGCGCGAGGGGGCTGCGGCGGGTGCGCTCGCCTGCACGGCCACCGGCGCGCAGACCAGTGCGCCGGATGCGTCCGCCATTGCAGCCCTCGCCGACACGCTCACCTGCGAGGCGGACCCCGTTTGA
- a CDS encoding TIGR02281 family clan AA aspartic protease: MTRYLIIAALVIGLAALVPRHADDLVALVAAGTDRDVAAGQTDATSGGMRTLVLKAAGNGHYEVSAHINGRPVRSLIDTGASTVALPLEVARQAGIAPRATDYTMRVNTANGVVMGAPVRLRELRLGSIRLTNVEALVLPQGALAIPLIGMSALNRLRTVDIRSGTMRLIQ; this comes from the coding sequence ATGACACGCTATCTCATCATCGCGGCACTCGTGATCGGACTGGCCGCACTCGTGCCGCGCCATGCGGACGATCTCGTCGCGCTCGTGGCCGCGGGCACGGACCGGGATGTCGCCGCCGGGCAGACGGACGCGACCTCCGGCGGGATGCGGACGCTGGTGCTGAAGGCGGCCGGCAACGGGCACTATGAGGTCAGCGCGCATATCAATGGCCGACCGGTGCGCTCGCTGATCGACACGGGGGCGTCCACGGTCGCGCTGCCGCTCGAGGTCGCGCGCCAGGCCGGGATCGCGCCGCGCGCCACCGACTACACCATGCGGGTCAACACCGCGAACGGCGTGGTGATGGGCGCGCCGGTGCGCCTGCGCGAGCTGCGCCTCGGCAGCATCCGGCTGACCAACGTGGAGGCGCTGGTGCTGCCGCAAGGGGCGCTGGCGATCCCGCTGATCGGCATGTCGGCGCTGAACCGGCTGCGCACGGTGGATATCCGCTCGGGAACCATGAGGCTGATCCAGTAG
- the upp gene encoding uracil phosphoribosyltransferase, with translation MTGATVIDHPLVQHKLTHMRMKDTSTQGFRRLLREIAVLLAYEVTRDLPMTQIDIETPLQPMSAPIIEGKKLVFASVLRAGNGLLEGMLELVPAARVAHIGLYRDPKTLQPVEYYFKAPEDLHERLVVVVDPMLATANSAIAAVQRLKERGAVNLRMVCLLAAPEGIAKFNEMHPDVPIVTAAIDERLNEKGYILPGLGDAGDRMYGTK, from the coding sequence ATGACCGGGGCAACCGTAATCGACCATCCGCTGGTTCAGCACAAGCTCACCCACATGCGGATGAAGGACACCTCGACGCAAGGGTTTCGCCGCCTGTTGCGCGAGATCGCGGTGCTTCTGGCCTATGAGGTGACGCGCGACCTGCCGATGACGCAGATTGACATCGAGACGCCGCTGCAGCCCATGTCGGCGCCGATCATCGAGGGCAAGAAGCTCGTCTTCGCCTCCGTGCTGCGCGCCGGCAACGGCCTGCTCGAGGGCATGCTGGAGTTGGTCCCGGCGGCGCGCGTGGCGCATATCGGGCTCTATCGCGACCCCAAGACGCTGCAGCCGGTCGAATACTACTTCAAGGCGCCGGAGGATCTTCACGAGCGGCTCGTGGTCGTGGTCGATCCGATGCTGGCGACCGCCAATTCGGCCATCGCGGCCGTGCAGCGGCTGAAGGAGCGCGGCGCGGTGAATCTGCGCATGGTCTGCCTGCTGGCCGCGCCCGAGGGCATCGCCAAGTTCAACGAGATGCACCCGGACGTGCCGATCGTCACGGCGGCCATCGACGAGCGGCTGAACGAGAAGGGCTATATTCTGCCCGGTCTCGGCGATGCCGGCGACCGGATGTACGGCACCAAATAG